One genomic segment of Drosophila melanogaster chromosome 3L includes these proteins:
- the CG7506 gene encoding uncharacterized protein — translation MLGLRAMLPKGKHFAVVLGNVSRQITLPHNCRCITSASWTRPQQSQPQNFQQNRWLSVKSTKTESDDALQRIYYGTLAPRMKMVKFFSLSTSLAGLAAQPILLEQGMKIGGTGMAVFLCTVGGFFTFVTPLLLHFITKKYVTELHYNPLTEEYTATTISLLLQKIKTTFRPNDVVVPEVPGMFTSFLVNKRPLFVDPALFDDPEHYVKIMGYDKPIDFKLDLTPNPEKSKTSEEKQ, via the exons ATGTTAGGCCTGCGAGCGATGCTGCCAAAAGGGAAACACTTTGCTGTTGTCCTGGGAAATGTCAGCCGTCAGATTACCCTGCCCCACAACTGCAGATGCATTACTAGTGCCTCATGGACAAGACCACAGCAGTCACAACCACAGAACTTCCAGCAAAACAGGTGGCTTTCGGTGAAGTCGACGAAAACTGAATCCGACGATGCACTGCAGCGGATCTACTATGGAACTCTTGCGCCACGCATGAAAATGGTCAAGTTCTTTTCGCTGAGCACCAGCTTAGCCGGCTTGGCCGCCCAGCCCATTCTTCTCGAGCAGGGAATGAAAATCGGAGGAACTGGAATGGCCGTATTCCTCTGCACCGTCGGTGGATTCTTCACCTTTGTGACTCCTCTGCTGCTGCACTTTATTACCAAGAAATACGTGACGGAGCTGCACTACAATCCACTAACGGAGGAGTACACGGCCACCACAATATCCCTGCTTCTGCAAAAAATCAAG ACTACTTTCCGACCAAATGATGTGGTCGTTCCGGAGGTTCCCGGCATGTTCACCTCTTTTCTGGTCAACAAACGACCTCTGTTTGTGGATCCAGCGCTTTTCGATGATCCCGAGCACTATGTTAAGATAATGGGTTACGACAAACCGATCGATTTCAAACTGGATCTGACTCCGAATCCTGAAAAGTCGAAAACGAGCGAGGagaagcaataa
- the Urm1 gene encoding Ubiquitin-related modifier 1, producing the protein MGTPELKIILEFSAGAELLFGNIKRRELNLDGKQKWTIANLLKWMHANILTERPELFLQGDTVRPGILVLINDTDWELLGELDYELQPNDNVLFISTLHGG; encoded by the exons ATGGGCACGCCGGAATTAAAAATCATATTAGAATTCAG TGCAGGGGCGGAGTTACTATTTGGTAACATAAAACGCCGTGAATTGAACTTGGACggtaaacaaaaat ggACTATTGCTAATCTGCTTAAGTGGATGCATGCGAATATTTTAACGGAGCGTCCGGAACTTTTTCTTCAAGGAGATACTGT GCGACCTGGAATTTTAGTACTCATAAATGATACAGACTGGGAATTGCTG GGTGAACTGGACTACGAGCTGCAGCCCAACGACAATGTGTTGTTTATATCAACTTTACACGGTGGTTAA